The DNA sequence TAACAGGGGTTATTAACACGTTAAAGACATCACTTGTTTCCATTTGCCTTCTCCCAGTGTGTTCCTTTGCATTAATAATAAAGTTCACTGGCTGTCCAGACAGTGTATTGTACATCACACCTTCCTCTCCATTTTCCATTGTTACTGTTGACAAAAAAGCACAAGTTAAAGAAACCTTGTCAGTAACATTTCCAAATGTTTTAATATAATGTTCCAATTGTTTGTCATCAGTAAATTTTATGCCTTCATTAACACATGGTTCCAGCTGCCACTTGGTAGAGTTCAAATCCTGCAATCGATTGGAAACATGCTTTTGCATGTTTAAGATCTCAACTTCACTCCCATTTTCAAGTGCCTTTTTGGTGAAATCCAAGCTGCTTTGTACCTTTGCAAAAGCTGTCTCCAGTTCTTCTTGCTGACTTTGTAAAGAATTAAGTTTTTTCTCACTAAATTTTCTAATTTCAGTGATCAACTGGCTACGACGATTATTAAGGCAAGCTTTGAGATTCTTAAAACacttttcaacttcttgttcaATATCAACTGCATAAGAATTTACATTTCCCTTCATTTCCAAGACACCATCTATGGCCTCCTTGAGAGCAGttgcttttgtttctgtgtcagACAGAATTTTATGCAGGCTTTCCTTGCCCTCTGCAAAGGCATCCTTCACAAAAGTGTACTTGTGATCACGATGCTTTACGATGGTGCAGTCTCTACAAATAGCTTCCTCACATGTCTTACAAAACAATTTTATCACCTCCCCATCATGTTCTTTGCATATTACTGGCTTTGTTACAGCTGCTGATCCCATCTTTTTTGCTTCTTCCAGGGTCATCAAACTGTGAGACCTGGTGTTACGCCCTCGTTGATGAGATATAGTGCAAAACTCACAAAGGAAATATGAGCAAGTTGCACATCTATTGACTGGTGGATCTCCACTTTCACAGTTATCACATTCAAGAGAAGAACCACCGGAATCTTCATGAAGAGCAACCACAGATAATAAGTTGTTGACAAAGAAATTGGCTGGTAGCAAATCAATTTTTCCTTGAGGAATCTGCACACAATAAATCATAAcaatatggttttcaaaaagcaCTCTAACAAATGCCTAATGCCTTCAGCTATTAATATCTTGTGCAAGTAAAGGTAGGTTAACACAGTTTGAAAGGTTCTTGATTGTTACCATTCATTGAGGTTGTATTCAAGACTTGTCACAGGTATAAATATTTAACATTtggcaaaaatatatttatgagACATGACATTTATAAGGTTAAAAGTAAGATTTTGGTCATTGCCATGGTAACATGCTTGATGATAATCATGCCTgacatattgaatttattagatttttGCAAATCCAATTATTaaatttctttataattttGCACACAGCTTGTGATATTTTTAGTAACCTTCACTACTTAAAATAGGAAAAGGATTCTTCGCCAAACTTTGTTAAATTTTAATAAGTAGATTTTAAGATGTTGTTGCTGCCTTAGTACGCATGCTCAAGACTTCCGCGTTGAGCCGCGCGCTGTGATCACGCGCGCAACGAATAAAGACTAAATTTCTACTGACAACTTTCTATGACTTTTGGTCTTTCCTTAGCTTGTCCTTGcactttttcttcaaaagctTATTAGTTGCATATAATCTCATGATAAAGATTCTCACGTGTAAAGTGAAAAGGATTAAAAAAACTGTGTTGAGTCGCCCTACTGTATGGTTTCGAGGTGTGGGTGAAACAATAAAAATCTTCTATTAGATATTTATACATGAGAGAGTGAACAAAGAACTGTCTTGCAGCCTAGCTACACGAAAACGTTGTTTCTAGGACTGTACGTAAAAGTCAAAACATTAGGTGTGTATCCAAACTCCAATCCGAGAAgcaaaaaatgtattttactTGTTTTCCTCGTAATTCGTGGGACTTGTACATATTAAGAACAATTTTGCGTCACCAACATCGGTAGAAATTTGAAAACAGCTAGAGCTTTGTTTCAAATAAACTAACCTCAGCACTCGAGCGGCATGTTGGGCAACTTATCTTCGACTTTGCTTCCTCTCGAGTCAAAAGTCCTTGTAGGCATCTTTTGCAAAAAGAGTGAAGACAGGGTAGAACTTTAGGTTCCTTGTACTGCTCAAGACACACTGCACATTCTAAATGCTTCCCTAAGCTGTCCGCCAAAGATGCCGCCTTTGCcattttttgcaaaaagagACGACTTTTTTTCGTTTCAGTTTCGTTTCCTTGAGTTTAAAACGACTGCGCAGAGCTGTAAAAACGATGAATGACTACCAAACGATCGACATTCGAAGATTCTTCGAATTCACTCGTGGGTGGTTCCCACTTCCCGGAAAAAGTAGTCACGTGTTTAGATGGTGATGTTGCACGGGGCGATTTCCAACCaagatttttagcgcaacacagggttgcaacattgttgcaacattgtgCCAAGTAGTCACAACACTGGTCCAATATTGCGACGAcgtgttgcactaaaaatcgtcgttgcgaatcgtcccgtgtaacatcaccttaaaagcCAGAAGACTCTGTGTACGAGattgggagcttaagcaacaacaacggcGACGAAGGCCTATATACAAATATCACGAAAAATCGCCTAAATATATTTCCGGAAAttcccgatttttttttctaaataccTCGAACTTTATTTCTAAATATCTCGAAAATgttctaaatatctcaaaaatatCTGGCTTCATTTCATATACATtgcaataaaaacacaaaaatagcAGGTCATCTACAATCATGGCAACACAAatttcagccattttgttgaacattAGCCACATTGCATGTATTATAAATGGAGAATATTGCTGAATCTGTTTACAACAGGTCCATATGTGGAGATTTGTTTGAAATTAGCATTGAAGTAGCCTCCTagaaaaacatgatttcagtacTTTTTTCGCAACAAAATTCTCAATATCACcattttttcctaaatatcatgagattttctaaatatctcaaaatcGTCCAAATAACTCAATTTGTATCTAGGCCTAAATACGGCGACGGTTACGAAAACAtaacttaaaaaattaattcgcgctgcttcaaactctATCGTGCTTATTCCAACTCGTTCAATtcatcaaatgttggcaaattatTCTGGAGATAAATTCTAAAAgattgtatcaaagttcaggaaaagaaaaagaaattcacgTCCTCGAcacaacgtgaaattaggcagctttcacgttgtagtcgtgcaagaCGGCAAagacatgtacaaaaaagcgtgatgcacgtgcaaagttgttgttttgtataggtaatcacatgaggccaagtactattaaggattaattgcacgagagttttcaaaattttccaaaattgcccGAGTCGCGAAGCGACGAGGgcaatttggaaaattttgaaaactcaagcgcaattaatccttaatagtaCGAGGTCTCATGGGATTACTTGTTTatcaatacagtggaaccccgctataacgaacctCGCTATAACGAAGACCCCGTTATAAAGAACAACATTTGAAAGCCCGGCAGATTTACAGTAAAATATGTTGAAacgaaccccgctataacgaaccccgctataacgaaatCCCCGCTATAACGAAAGATTTTGACGGTCCCAACGCACAATTTACCTCGCTATAACGAATattttgtcctgttgctcggTCGCAGTCAGTAACAACGACAGATTTGAGCGTAGAGTAGAATTCACAGCTTGCTTTATTCCGGTTTTCTCAACACGCGACAGAAGATAAAACGCTGTACAGATCAACAGTCAACAAATCCTTTGACAGCAACCTATCAGTCAACGGCTTATTATGTCATAGACATTGGCGTTATACAGTATTTCGACATCAATTAACTTCTGCTCTCTTCTTTGTCTCTTATTAATTCTATTCTATTGATGTAGTCCGAACGGATAAAGAAGAAAGCCAGGACGAAAATGAAGATTCTGAAAACGAAGATTGCTCGATAATGGAGCGTGAAAAGGTTACTGCTTCCGAGGCTAATGCCGCAGTACGACTCTTGCGCAACTTCGTTGTCAGCAGAGACAAGGCAGGTGCCCGGGAAAAAGAAATTCTCCGGTACCTTTCAATTATGGAGGACACATTTCTTGCCATTGATGTCGCAGGTCGAAAAAAGCAATCTacattgaaagatttttttaagtaaaacgaTGAACGTTTTTTGGGTAGAGACAAATCGAGATGATTACTACAAGAAACGACATCGATGATTTCCCTCGGATGTTACTGTTACTTCTGAATTTTAAAGtttcaaattgaaaatgttCTTGAATTTTATGTCTCGATTGACAACCGTTGTACTTATAGTTtacaatataaaatgaataaaagtaatgattTCTACGTGtagtattgaatttttggtaattttaaattaccccgctataacgaatatTTCTGTTGTTGACCGGATAATTCGTTATAACGGGGTCTTCGCTATAACGAAGACCCCGGtataacgaacatttttttcGGTACCGTGACacttcgttatagcggggttccactgtaaaggGCAAAATTTATACGAAGGAAAATCACGCGCGCAGTCTATTTTTATCTGGGAAGCCTGTTTAGCGGAGTgtgactaatagtcgcgggtcgcgggtcgcgggtgcaaagtcgcggtcgcgggtccaatgtcgcggtcgcgggtccaatgtcgcggtcgcgggtccaaagtcgcggtcgcgggtccaatgtcgcggcaggggaaaatgatttggagatcgaggtaactgagtgaaaacgagtgatatgaaaaaaatataaagggcaaaaaatcgtttttatgcatgatactctgcggtagccaatttacaggttatgGATGTTGGagacaacaaaataatgtctcaagaaaagacctaaaagaaaaagctggccgacttttgtgttcaccgcaaagttcattttgttttctttctatcgggcccagttatgtatgaattcagctttgaatgtaTACTTATGCATgacagtatctgataaaaaatgttaccatgagttaccattgttttcttcttgtctatgaattgctcacaaattcTTAGGGGTGcattcactgaaaaatgtgCGATACACTTCACAGAGTAtaaattataaacgttacaacaacttaaaaccctttttaaaaaatgctaactcgggctcgaaaagctacgagtctgtcggtagaagaaacgagaactgtttcaattttaacaactgttttcggcaaaaataaagaaaacgcttGTGGAAAAACTTCCTGGCCGCAAactcccaaaataaactctttgctcaagtaactggaaagaggaggagagaCGTTGGGCTTGAAGTGCCAGTAAAGTACATTCAAGTgggtattcaaggcatgaatttagtatagaaacaagtaataatccacagcAAGAGGGGATAAAGCTCGAgatttatcctctcttgtccacaGATAGGAGTTTGTTCCCACTAACGactgaaatccggaatccaagttctaccaagagagaatagatCATAGTCTCTTGGTTCTACTGAAAAAGAGttgaatccagtacctggaatctggaattacttacctaatttcttgtcttttcttagctctggtggagttgataacttaccgttttcagtgtctggtttactttctttttcagcttcatgatatcgggcgttattatttccttacctACTTACTCACTTAGTTATATTACGAtgcatgttttcaagatttgactgagacgcaCATTGAATGGCTTCCTATTGTCAGGTTGCCCTGGTTGCCATTTAGGTGAAGAGAACAAGAAGTTATATTGAACACTCTGGGTTGCCGTCtcagttgtaaaaataaaagcattaagcgaaaatcttgcttcgaggaacagactcctttctgtggatttttactcgtttccatattaaattcatgccttgaataccgcttgaatgaagtttcatgcgcctatttacattttctttcagtttgcctaaaaaatttgttaaatataagagttctcgtttcttctaccgacagactcgtagctttttCAGCCCGCgttcgcttttttaaaaaaaggctttaacttgttgtaacgtttataatctgtagtctatgaagtgtatcgcaTATTGTTCAGTAAATGAACCCCTAagcatttgtgagcaattcatcGACAAGAGGAAAGCAATGGTAACTTATGGTAACTTTTTaatcagatactgttatgccTAAGTAtattcaaagctgaatttacACATAACTGAGCCcgatggaaagaaaaacaaaataaacttgcggtgaacacaaaagtcggccagctttttcttttaggtcttttcttgagacattattttgttgactccgacatccgtaacctgtaaattggctaccgtagggtatcgtgcataaaaaagattttttccctttatattgtGTTCATATCAGTCGTTTTCACTCAGCTGTTACCTCGAACCCCAAATCATCTTCCCctaccgcgacattggacccgcgaccgcgactttggacccgcgacccgcgacccgcgactattagtcaaactctgTTTAGCGCTACGGCAAATCATCAATCAAATTGAACTGACCAATCGattcaatgaaattttattctccaaAACTGTGTCGTGATACACTGCCAAAAGTCTAGAAAACAAAGCTCATTTCAACAGAGCGTTTCTgccaacagaaaaacaacaaagtgcttttaactgaacaaaacacaGTTTAATCTGAGTCCGAATCCTGGAGCATGATTCTCTTGTAAGCCCGCTTGCTCTGGCTAAGACTG is a window from the Porites lutea chromosome 10, jaPorLute2.1, whole genome shotgun sequence genome containing:
- the LOC140950916 gene encoding E3 ubiquitin-protein ligase TRIM45-like; the protein is MAKAASLADSLGKHLECAVCLEQYKEPKVLPCLHSFCKRCLQGLLTREEAKSKISCPTCRSSAEIPQGKIDLLPANFFVNNLLSVVALHEDSGGSSLECDNCESGDPPVNRCATCSYFLCEFCTISHQRGRNTRSHSLMTLEEAKKMGSAAVTKPVICKEHDGEVIKLFCKTCEEAICRDCTIVKHRDHKYTFVKDAFAEGKESLHKILSDTETKATALKEAIDGVLEMKGNVNSYAVDIEQEVEKCFKNLKACLNNRRSQLITEIRKFSEKKLNSLQSQQEELETAFAKVQSSLDFTKKALENGSEVEILNMQKHVSNRLQDLNSTKWQLEPCVNEGIKFTDDKQLEHYIKTFGNVTDKVSLTCAFLSTVTMENGEEGVMYNTLSGQPVNFIINAKEHTGRRQMETSDVFNVLITPVNSHSGNTPVNQKVQNCGNGTYSFCHTPTQAGHYKLSVQLRNGHVKGSPFTWIVEKWTLTTFSPKGSEGQLQLLEENMTAQYKQESFRGRTHQPVYYEYGHSSCSDRGSYINAVGYVGFTSGKHFWKFQIHGELSFGVITSKGSSQRKMLLTQNSKWLWNSRKQQHTMWSYYGEETSCANGNIVELYLDCERETLKMHNSRTGQSDAWDGVKGEVSPLFQLAKNGDRVSLKIKNVLQTNEACATRRDRNMHMMNQIIFQKHH